One Glycine max cultivar Williams 82 chromosome 3, Glycine_max_v4.0, whole genome shotgun sequence DNA window includes the following coding sequences:
- the LOC100815378 gene encoding probable myosin-binding protein 6 isoform X2, with amino-acid sequence MASSSQETHSWTLGGLIGAFIDLVLAYFLLCGSAFAFFVSKWFRFFGLCLPCPCKGSFGFRSSRFCVHRLLFEWPSRKICSIQVMAVKRFPFDLVWVKGHSCSANDKVVTERTHDNRVVELEDEASCSSCSGPCLLPFVDWENVYDAKGKRVMSMKRRSGVRCHRRASYDCAKVSSAVPSENLQSDVVLIPCSPCDGSIIRDKTNAGMSPTSGKGVSVDDAKDDQTGHDLDEKTCHSYDFNGSMVDSPGHDKCLLSLEHYINNVCDNVQIVGNEEDRVKMLENALEEEKAAYAALYLELEKERAAAATAADETMAMISRLQEEKASMELEMRQYLRIIEERVAYDEEEMDILQEILIRRERENHFLEKELDTYRQMDSKGSDQSYGKAKVQHDQWGQRPPILVGTYENRSTRSFVKKDEIKDISSNYMVSQTYSNTKDGLDLEKNTEHKDQVHVNLHSSFYDTDPNVFDVHVINDNIKLREEQNEKLSISSLSTVTNELTNRYLEFGGQTVQSSDVLSNRRRTDKPENGNGVDGPTSHLSMFSNSRCRTLSLDSGSDSSSAVENEKLKIGNEIEILGERLRMVKHEKEKLSFFSENGESEKGQLPCPLPHLR; translated from the exons ATGGCTTCTTCTTCACAGGAGACGCACTCTTGGACGTTGGGAGGACTTATTGGTGCCTTTATTGACCTTGTTTTAGCTTATTTCTTGTTGTGTGGATCCGCTTTTGCTTTCTTTGTGTCCAAATGGTTTAGATTTTTTGGACTTTGTTTGCCTTGCCCCTGCAAAGGGAGTTTTGGGTTTAGGAGTAGCCGTTTCTGTGTGCATAGATTGCTGTTCGAATGGCCTTCTAGGAAGATATGTTCCATTCAAGTTATGGCGGTTAAGAGGTTCCCTTTTGATCTGGTTTGGGTTAAGGGTCATTCATGCAGTGCCAATGATAAAGTTGTTACAGAGAGAACACATGATAATAGGGTTGTTGAGTTGGAAGATGAGGCATCTTGCAGTTCATGTTCAGGACCGTGTTTGCTTCCCTTCGTTGATTGGGAAAACGTGTATGATGCTAAGGGGAAGAGGGTCATGAGTATGAAACGAAGGTCTGGAGTTCGGTGCCATAGGAGGGCTAGTTATGATTGTGCGAAAGTTTCTTCAGCTGTTCCTTCAGAAAACCTGCAATCTGATGTTGTCCTCATTCCTTGCTCGCCTTGTGATGGCAGTATAATTAGAGATAAAACAAATGCAGGCATGAGTCCTACCTCAGGGAAAGGAGTTAGTGTAGATG ATGCCAAAGATGACCAAACTGGCCATGATTTGGATGAAAAGACCTGTCATAGTTATGATTTCAATGGATCAATGGTTGATAGTCCAGGACACGACAAATGTTTATTGTCATTGGAACACTACATAAATAATGTGTGTGACAATGTCCAGATTGTTGGTAATGAAGAGGACCGTGTCAAGATGTTAGAAAATGCACTTGAAGAAGAGAAAGCTGCCTATGCTGCTCTTTACCTTGAGCTAGAGAAGGAGAGAGCTGCAGCTGCTACTGCTGCTGATGAAACCATGGCTATGATATCACGTCTGCAGGAGGAGAAGGCGTCAATGGAATTGGAAATGAGGCAATACCTTAGGATTATAGAAGAAAGAGTTGCTTATGATGAAGAAGAGATGGATATTCTGCAAGAGATCCTTATAAGAAGGGAAAGGGAGAACCACTTTTTGGAAAAGGAACTTGATACTTACAGGCAGATGGATTCGAAAGGAAGTGACCAATCATATGGCAAGGCAAAGGTGCAACATGATCAATGGGGACAAAGACCTCCAATTTTGGTTGGAACATATGAAAATCGAAGCACCAGATCATTTGTTAAGAAAGatgaaataaaagatatttcttCAAATTATATGGTTTCTCAGACTTACAGCAATACGAAAGACGGACTAGATCTGGAGAAAAACACAGAACATAAGGATCAAGTGCATGTCAACCTGCATAGCTCCTTTTATGATACTGATCCGAATGTTTTTGATGTCCATGTCATTAACGATAACATAAAACTAAGGGAAGAGCAAAATGAAAAGTTAAGTATCTCTTCATTGAGTACTGTTACAAATGAACTCACAAATAGATATCTTGAATTTGGAGGTCAAACAGTACAGAGCAGTGATGTATTAAGTAATCGCCGAAGGACAGATAAGCCAGAAAATGGTAATGGTGTTGATGGCCCCACCAGTCACTTATCTATGTTCTCAAACTCAAGATGCAGAACTTTGTCTTTAGATTCTGGAAGTGATTCTTCAAGTGcagttgaaaatgaaaagttaaaGATTGGCAATGAGATTGAAATTCTTGGAGAAAGGTTGAGGATGGTGAAacatgaaaaggaaaaattgtcTTTCTTTTCAGAGAACGGAGAAAGTGAAAAGGGCCAGCTTCCTTGCCCCCTTCCTCATCTAAG GTGA
- the LOC100815378 gene encoding probable myosin-binding protein 6 isoform X1, with the protein MASSSQETHSWTLGGLIGAFIDLVLAYFLLCGSAFAFFVSKWFRFFGLCLPCPCKGSFGFRSSRFCVHRLLFEWPSRKICSIQVMAVKRFPFDLVWVKGHSCSANDKVVTERTHDNRVVELEDEASCSSCSGPCLLPFVDWENVYDAKGKRVMSMKRRSGVRCHRRASYDCAKVSSAVPSENLQSDVVLIPCSPCDGSIIRDKTNAGMSPTSGKGVSVDDAKDDQTGHDLDEKTCHSYDFNGSMVDSPGHDKCLLSLEHYINNVCDNVQIVGNEEDRVKMLENALEEEKAAYAALYLELEKERAAAATAADETMAMISRLQEEKASMELEMRQYLRIIEERVAYDEEEMDILQEILIRRERENHFLEKELDTYRQMDSKGSDQSYGKAKVQHDQWGQRPPILVGTYENRSTRSFVKKDEIKDISSNYMVSQTYSNTKDGLDLEKNTEHKDQVHVNLHSSFYDTDPNVFDVHVINDNIKLREEQNEKLSISSLSTVTNELTNRYLEFGGQTVQSSDVLSNRRRTDKPENGNGVDGPTSHLSMFSNSRCRTLSLDSGSDSSSAVENEKLKIGNEIEILGERLRMVKHEKEKLSFFSENGESEKGQLPCPLPHLSLKWFTMLLPYETNDKDLLKFDTTLQIQVQNMDRTR; encoded by the exons ATGGCTTCTTCTTCACAGGAGACGCACTCTTGGACGTTGGGAGGACTTATTGGTGCCTTTATTGACCTTGTTTTAGCTTATTTCTTGTTGTGTGGATCCGCTTTTGCTTTCTTTGTGTCCAAATGGTTTAGATTTTTTGGACTTTGTTTGCCTTGCCCCTGCAAAGGGAGTTTTGGGTTTAGGAGTAGCCGTTTCTGTGTGCATAGATTGCTGTTCGAATGGCCTTCTAGGAAGATATGTTCCATTCAAGTTATGGCGGTTAAGAGGTTCCCTTTTGATCTGGTTTGGGTTAAGGGTCATTCATGCAGTGCCAATGATAAAGTTGTTACAGAGAGAACACATGATAATAGGGTTGTTGAGTTGGAAGATGAGGCATCTTGCAGTTCATGTTCAGGACCGTGTTTGCTTCCCTTCGTTGATTGGGAAAACGTGTATGATGCTAAGGGGAAGAGGGTCATGAGTATGAAACGAAGGTCTGGAGTTCGGTGCCATAGGAGGGCTAGTTATGATTGTGCGAAAGTTTCTTCAGCTGTTCCTTCAGAAAACCTGCAATCTGATGTTGTCCTCATTCCTTGCTCGCCTTGTGATGGCAGTATAATTAGAGATAAAACAAATGCAGGCATGAGTCCTACCTCAGGGAAAGGAGTTAGTGTAGATG ATGCCAAAGATGACCAAACTGGCCATGATTTGGATGAAAAGACCTGTCATAGTTATGATTTCAATGGATCAATGGTTGATAGTCCAGGACACGACAAATGTTTATTGTCATTGGAACACTACATAAATAATGTGTGTGACAATGTCCAGATTGTTGGTAATGAAGAGGACCGTGTCAAGATGTTAGAAAATGCACTTGAAGAAGAGAAAGCTGCCTATGCTGCTCTTTACCTTGAGCTAGAGAAGGAGAGAGCTGCAGCTGCTACTGCTGCTGATGAAACCATGGCTATGATATCACGTCTGCAGGAGGAGAAGGCGTCAATGGAATTGGAAATGAGGCAATACCTTAGGATTATAGAAGAAAGAGTTGCTTATGATGAAGAAGAGATGGATATTCTGCAAGAGATCCTTATAAGAAGGGAAAGGGAGAACCACTTTTTGGAAAAGGAACTTGATACTTACAGGCAGATGGATTCGAAAGGAAGTGACCAATCATATGGCAAGGCAAAGGTGCAACATGATCAATGGGGACAAAGACCTCCAATTTTGGTTGGAACATATGAAAATCGAAGCACCAGATCATTTGTTAAGAAAGatgaaataaaagatatttcttCAAATTATATGGTTTCTCAGACTTACAGCAATACGAAAGACGGACTAGATCTGGAGAAAAACACAGAACATAAGGATCAAGTGCATGTCAACCTGCATAGCTCCTTTTATGATACTGATCCGAATGTTTTTGATGTCCATGTCATTAACGATAACATAAAACTAAGGGAAGAGCAAAATGAAAAGTTAAGTATCTCTTCATTGAGTACTGTTACAAATGAACTCACAAATAGATATCTTGAATTTGGAGGTCAAACAGTACAGAGCAGTGATGTATTAAGTAATCGCCGAAGGACAGATAAGCCAGAAAATGGTAATGGTGTTGATGGCCCCACCAGTCACTTATCTATGTTCTCAAACTCAAGATGCAGAACTTTGTCTTTAGATTCTGGAAGTGATTCTTCAAGTGcagttgaaaatgaaaagttaaaGATTGGCAATGAGATTGAAATTCTTGGAGAAAGGTTGAGGATGGTGAAacatgaaaaggaaaaattgtcTTTCTTTTCAGAGAACGGAGAAAGTGAAAAGGGCCAGCTTCCTTGCCCCCTTCCTCATCTAAG CTTAAAATGGTTCACTATGCTGCTGCCATATGAGACAAATGACAAAGATTTGCTTAAATTTGACACGACTCTGCAAATACAAGTTCAGAATATGGACAGAACAAG GTGA